The genome window TTCTCACGCTCCAGACGAGGCAGAATCTCCTTCTCAAAGAACGACTCCGCCTCCAGAAAATGAATCTCCCGATATTGCTGGTCTCCCACCTTCACCGAGATGCCCTTGGAACACTGCTCCATGCAAAACGCGCCCACCAGCCGCACGCGGTCTTCCAACCCCGCCTTCTGAATCAGCCGCTCCAGCGCGTCCGCAAACTCGTCCGAACCCCGCACGCTGCAAGAACTTCCAACGCAGATCGTAACCGTAATCATCGCAACCTCCCTGGTGCCTGATGGGCAGAGCATCACTGCGACGGATGGACAATTATGTCAACACCACTTTCGCACCCCACACGGACCAGCGCCCACCTACTGTAGCACAAACCGGCGCAGTTGCCAAATCCATTCGTGAAATCTGGAACGAGCCAAGGCGCAGATCAGGTTCCCGCACCCGACATTGCCGAACCCCGGTGGCTAACGATAGAGCCGCCCACCCACCCGTAGGTCGGATTTCCATACCCGACTGGCCTACCCCCCGCGATTGCGCCCCCGTGGCGTATCCGCTATACTGTATGTGTCCGATACTCCCTGTCAAATCTTGCGACCACAAGGAGGTTTGCTCATGACGCTCAAGGGAAAACGCGTGGCTGTATTGGCCGAAGAGATGTACCAAGAACTGGAACTCTGGTATCCGACGCTCCGAATGCGCGAGGCCGGAGCCGAGGTAAAAATCGTCGGCACAGGCAG of Chloroflexota bacterium contains these proteins:
- a CDS encoding (2Fe-2S) ferredoxin domain-containing protein, yielding MITVTICVGSSCSVRGSDEFADALERLIQKAGLEDRVRLVGAFCMEQCSKGISVKVGDQQYREIHFLEAESFFEKEILPRLEREKKP